From Bifidobacterium longum subsp. longum JCM 1217, one genomic window encodes:
- the metG gene encoding methionine--tRNA ligase: MSHVLVNVAWPYANGPRHIGHVAGFGVPSDVYARYERMKGNDVLMVSGTDEHGTPILVEAEKEGLTAQELANRYNRVIAKDLCDLGLSYDLFTRTTTGNHEHVVQEMFKQCLENGYIYKGTQQVAISPSTGRTLPDRYIEGECPICHAEGARGDQCDACGNELDPDELINPVSKINGETPRFEQTEHYFLDLPALAEANKAWLETRKGWRTNVINFSLGLFKEVKPRAITRDIDWGIPVPVKGWIDNPNKKLYVWFDAVIGYLSASIEWARRQGDPEKWREWWNDPSCPAYYFMGKDNITFHSQIWPSEMLAYNGKGSKGGETGPMGPLNLPEQVVASEFMTMEGKKFSSSRGIVIYVKDILARYPVDAVRYYISVAGPESSDSDFTWAEFVRHNNEELASSWGNLVNRVANLINKNFGEIPPLDEDSMTNEDRGLLEESSAAFDVVGSSIETHHQKHALSEAMRVVGDINKYISATEPWKIKDDQARLGTVLHVAAQAVSDANHLLAPFLPHSAQKVWEALGGTGTFSPLPELKEVEDLDKPGFTYPIITGDYELGVNVHPWKSEAIEVGAMVPKPAPIFAKIPTEAVEEELARFDEALAARRAAEAERLAAEKAKLAAE; this comes from the coding sequence ATGAGTCATGTTTTGGTGAATGTTGCTTGGCCGTATGCAAACGGCCCCCGTCATATCGGCCACGTCGCGGGATTTGGTGTGCCCTCCGACGTCTACGCGCGCTACGAGCGCATGAAGGGCAATGATGTGCTCATGGTGTCCGGCACCGACGAGCACGGCACCCCGATTCTCGTCGAGGCGGAGAAGGAAGGTCTCACTGCCCAGGAACTGGCCAACCGTTACAACCGCGTGATCGCCAAGGATCTGTGCGACCTCGGCCTGAGCTACGACCTGTTCACCCGCACCACCACCGGTAACCACGAGCACGTGGTGCAGGAGATGTTCAAGCAGTGCTTGGAGAACGGCTACATCTACAAGGGCACCCAGCAGGTGGCGATTAGCCCGTCCACCGGCCGCACTCTGCCCGACCGCTACATCGAGGGCGAGTGCCCGATTTGCCACGCCGAAGGTGCGCGTGGCGACCAGTGCGACGCCTGCGGCAACGAGCTCGACCCGGACGAGCTCATCAACCCCGTCTCCAAGATTAACGGCGAAACCCCGCGCTTCGAGCAGACCGAGCACTACTTCCTCGACCTGCCGGCGCTCGCCGAAGCCAACAAGGCATGGCTGGAGACCCGCAAGGGCTGGCGTACCAACGTCATCAACTTCTCGCTCGGCCTGTTCAAGGAAGTCAAGCCGCGCGCCATCACCCGTGACATCGACTGGGGTATCCCGGTGCCGGTGAAGGGCTGGATTGACAACCCGAACAAGAAGCTGTACGTGTGGTTCGACGCCGTGATCGGCTACCTGTCGGCCTCCATCGAATGGGCCCGCCGCCAGGGCGACCCGGAGAAGTGGCGCGAATGGTGGAACGACCCGAGCTGCCCGGCCTACTACTTCATGGGAAAGGACAACATCACCTTCCACTCCCAGATCTGGCCGTCCGAAATGCTGGCGTACAACGGCAAGGGCTCCAAGGGCGGCGAAACCGGCCCGATGGGTCCGCTCAACCTGCCTGAGCAGGTGGTGGCCAGCGAGTTCATGACCATGGAAGGCAAGAAGTTCAGCTCCTCCCGCGGCATCGTGATCTACGTCAAGGACATCCTCGCCCGCTACCCCGTGGACGCCGTGCGCTACTACATTTCCGTGGCCGGCCCCGAATCCTCGGATTCCGACTTCACGTGGGCCGAGTTCGTGCGCCACAACAACGAGGAGCTCGCCTCCTCGTGGGGCAACCTGGTGAACCGCGTGGCCAACCTCATCAACAAGAACTTCGGCGAGATTCCGCCGCTGGACGAGGATTCGATGACCAACGAAGACCGTGGCCTTCTGGAAGAGAGTTCCGCCGCGTTCGACGTGGTCGGCTCCTCCATCGAAACCCACCACCAGAAGCACGCCCTGTCCGAGGCGATGCGTGTGGTCGGCGACATCAACAAGTACATTTCCGCCACCGAACCGTGGAAGATTAAGGACGACCAGGCTCGTCTCGGCACCGTGCTGCACGTGGCCGCTCAGGCCGTGTCTGACGCGAACCACCTGCTCGCGCCGTTCCTGCCGCACTCCGCACAGAAGGTGTGGGAGGCGCTCGGCGGCACCGGCACCTTCTCGCCGCTGCCTGAGCTCAAGGAAGTCGAGGATCTCGACAAGCCCGGCTTCACGTACCCGATTATCACCGGCGATTACGAGCTCGGTGTGAACGTGCACCCGTGGAAGAGCGAGGCAATCGAGGTCGGCGCCATGGTGCCTAAGCCCGCACCGATCTTCGCCAAGATTCCGACCGAGGCCGTGGAAGAGGAGCTGGCTCGCTTCGATGAAGCGTTGGCTGCTCGCCGTGCCGCCGAAGCCGAACGTCTGGCCGCCGAGAAGGCCAAGCTCGCCGCCGAGTGA
- a CDS encoding variant leucine-rich repeat-containing protein gives MRMTRGFIVRGHRRGRHAAHRLRHLRQAQRLPRHAAAAHSSESASRAISDMTAPPEPPIRLTPAVACSPDTDVAVLWHIAYHVPELRKWLVANPKADAPLLELVSQRGGPGVRQALEILFESMEA, from the coding sequence ATGCGCATGACGAGGGGGTTCATTGTCAGAGGCCATCGCAGAGGCCGCCATGCCGCTCACCGTTTACGGCATTTGCGGCAGGCGCAACGGTTGCCTCGCCACGCGGCGGCGGCACACTCATCCGAATCCGCATCGCGCGCAATCTCGGATATGACCGCGCCGCCTGAACCGCCCATCAGACTTACGCCCGCGGTGGCATGTTCGCCCGATACGGATGTTGCCGTGCTCTGGCACATCGCATATCACGTGCCCGAACTGCGTAAATGGCTGGTTGCCAATCCCAAAGCCGACGCGCCTTTGCTGGAATTGGTCTCGCAGCGTGGTGGGCCCGGGGTCCGGCAGGCGTTGGAAATATTGTTCGAGTCGATGGAAGCGTAA
- the rsmI gene encoding 16S rRNA (cytidine(1402)-2'-O)-methyltransferase translates to MTSADELNEQYDADGSVTQVPERNDEVHAGESAVAQSRESAVTIPAGTVVLAATPIGNVGDASARLVALLERADIVAAEDTRRLYDLARRLGVYVNGRVIAYHDHNERDKADGLLDQVETGATVLVVSDAGMPTINDPGLAIVRRAIERGLPVTCAPGPSAVLDALALSGLPTDRFCYEGFLPRKHSERVQYLRTLLPERRTIVFYETPHRIADSMDDLLDAFGPNRPMALCRELTKDYEQIRRGPIDEIRQSVIDDPPRGEMVLVIGGASNEEAEAAAPSTLSVDDMAVLSIDRALEDGLRIKDAIAQVVQEHPLADGSLANRKQVYAAVLKIKG, encoded by the coding sequence ATGACAAGCGCAGATGAGTTGAATGAGCAGTATGACGCTGACGGTAGCGTGACGCAAGTGCCTGAACGCAATGATGAAGTTCATGCCGGCGAATCCGCCGTCGCCCAATCCCGCGAATCGGCCGTGACCATCCCCGCCGGCACCGTGGTGCTCGCCGCCACCCCGATCGGCAATGTCGGCGACGCTTCAGCCCGTCTGGTGGCCCTCTTGGAACGGGCCGATATCGTGGCCGCCGAAGACACGCGCCGCCTCTACGATCTCGCCCGTCGCCTCGGCGTCTATGTGAACGGTCGCGTCATCGCCTATCACGACCACAATGAGCGCGACAAGGCCGACGGCCTGCTCGACCAGGTCGAAACCGGCGCCACCGTGCTCGTCGTATCCGACGCCGGCATGCCCACCATCAACGACCCCGGCTTGGCCATCGTGCGCCGTGCCATTGAACGCGGTCTGCCCGTCACCTGCGCGCCCGGCCCCTCCGCTGTGCTCGATGCGCTCGCCCTCTCCGGCCTGCCCACCGACCGCTTCTGCTACGAAGGCTTCCTACCGCGAAAGCATTCCGAGCGCGTGCAGTATCTGCGCACGCTGTTGCCCGAACGCCGCACCATCGTGTTCTACGAGACGCCTCATCGCATTGCCGATTCGATGGACGATCTGCTGGACGCGTTCGGCCCGAATCGCCCGATGGCCCTGTGCCGCGAACTCACCAAGGATTATGAGCAGATTCGTCGCGGCCCGATTGACGAGATTCGCCAAAGTGTGATTGATGATCCGCCCCGTGGCGAGATGGTGCTGGTCATCGGCGGCGCGTCCAACGAGGAGGCCGAAGCGGCCGCGCCCAGCACGTTGAGCGTGGATGACATGGCCGTGCTCTCCATCGACCGTGCTTTGGAGGACGGCCTGCGTATCAAGGACGCCATCGCGCAAGTGGTGCAGGAGCATCCACTGGCTGACGGATCGTTGGCCAATCGCAAGCAGGTGTATGCGGCTGTGCTGAAAATCAAGGGATAG
- a CDS encoding MFS transporter, whose translation MGNTTTASVTGAQVAPAKSAIRDLPIAKVWAFAVGQFGWALLSGIISNWLVYFYQPDQEAISQGQTVFVPQGLVVLGIVTVVGGITAFARFFDAFVDPAVASLSDRCDAKSGRRMPFLKFAALPLAVVTVLVFWSPINGTSWVNAAFLFVTVIGYYIALTFYCTPYNALIAELGHDSKQQLTISTAISFTWVAGTAIAYVAPVIWGAFVPMMGRITAIRVTFTIMAAVAFVCMLVPPLAIREKDYVNSQPTSESTIESLKQTFGDGEFRKFVCSDVVYWVAITTFQTGLPFFVTSLLKLPETTTTIYFVLMTGVSVLFYLPVNILANKVGKKRLLLVAFVIFTCAFAFAGALGSAVLGFIPAMAQGLVLSVVGAIPMAAFGILPQAIVANIADASSKTTGQDRQGMFYAARTFAMKMGQSVAMLLFTGVSTIGMASGAGYRIAAVCAAVLCGLGGIVFAFYNEKKVLGVLET comes from the coding sequence ATGGGCAATACGACTACAGCAAGTGTAACGGGTGCGCAAGTTGCACCGGCGAAGTCAGCCATCAGAGATCTCCCCATCGCCAAAGTGTGGGCGTTTGCGGTCGGCCAGTTCGGCTGGGCACTGCTTTCCGGCATTATCTCCAACTGGCTCGTGTATTTCTATCAGCCCGACCAGGAGGCCATCTCCCAAGGCCAGACCGTGTTCGTGCCGCAAGGCCTGGTTGTGCTCGGCATCGTGACCGTGGTGGGCGGCATCACCGCCTTCGCCCGATTCTTCGACGCCTTCGTGGACCCGGCCGTGGCGTCCCTCTCCGACCGTTGCGACGCCAAATCCGGACGACGTATGCCGTTCCTGAAATTTGCCGCCCTGCCGCTCGCGGTGGTCACCGTGCTCGTGTTCTGGAGCCCGATCAACGGCACCAGCTGGGTGAACGCGGCGTTCCTGTTCGTCACCGTGATCGGCTACTACATCGCCCTCACGTTCTACTGCACGCCGTACAACGCGCTCATCGCCGAACTCGGCCACGACTCCAAGCAGCAACTCACCATCTCCACCGCCATCTCCTTCACTTGGGTGGCCGGCACGGCCATCGCGTACGTGGCGCCGGTGATTTGGGGCGCGTTCGTGCCGATGATGGGCCGCATCACCGCCATCCGCGTGACCTTCACCATCATGGCCGCCGTGGCGTTCGTGTGCATGCTGGTGCCGCCGCTGGCCATCCGCGAGAAGGACTACGTCAACTCCCAGCCCACCTCCGAATCGACCATCGAATCCCTGAAGCAGACGTTCGGCGACGGCGAATTCCGCAAGTTCGTATGCTCCGACGTGGTCTACTGGGTGGCCATCACCACCTTCCAGACCGGTCTGCCGTTCTTCGTGACCAGCCTGCTCAAGCTGCCGGAAACCACCACGACCATCTACTTCGTGCTCATGACCGGCGTCTCTGTGCTGTTCTATCTGCCGGTCAATATTCTGGCCAATAAGGTCGGCAAGAAGAGGCTGCTGCTGGTTGCCTTCGTGATCTTCACCTGTGCGTTCGCATTTGCCGGCGCCCTTGGTTCGGCCGTGCTCGGCTTCATTCCGGCGATGGCCCAGGGTTTGGTGCTCTCGGTGGTCGGCGCGATTCCGATGGCCGCGTTCGGCATCCTGCCGCAGGCCATCGTGGCGAATATCGCCGACGCCAGTTCCAAGACCACCGGCCAGGACCGTCAGGGCATGTTCTACGCGGCCCGCACCTTTGCGATGAAGATGGGCCAGTCCGTGGCCATGCTGCTGTTCACCGGCGTCTCCACCATCGGCATGGCGTCCGGCGCGGGCTACCGCATCGCCGCCGTGTGCGCGGCCGTGCTGTGCGGCTTGGGCGGCATCGTGTTCGCGTTCTACAACGAGAAGAAGGTGTTGGGCGTGCTGGAGACGTGA
- a CDS encoding FAD:protein FMN transferase: protein MTSLTEQLPYVYAFPDALGTGLLVHTESVLDDEIRDRIGSFIHEYEVVLSRFRDDSIVGRMRTAAHGGTFDFPDWASGLFGLYDRLLAATDGAIDPCVGEDLIRLGYDESYSFAATPDAAEHAGAIHGRAVWSADVERHGTTLITHSPVALDFGACGKGYLVDLLAGMLGDGAGHPQPIQYVIDAGGDLLVHTDEPITIALEDPADPANAVGAVEISQGAFCASSPSRRHWSDAAGHQLHHLLNAIDGLPVDDVAATWVAVTPPSSTITTKTSTHGSNASTTANRDTDDSSNTVAAHVPVTLADGLATALFTTSAAQLRAHFDFECAILNANRAAAQSPNFPGGFFTH, encoded by the coding sequence ATGACAAGTCTGACCGAGCAACTGCCATACGTATACGCTTTTCCTGATGCGTTGGGGACCGGATTACTGGTGCACACCGAGAGCGTATTGGACGATGAGATACGCGATCGTATTGGCTCGTTCATCCATGAATATGAGGTTGTATTATCTCGATTCCGCGATGATTCCATCGTCGGCCGGATGCGCACGGCCGCACATGGCGGCACGTTCGATTTTCCCGACTGGGCATCGGGTCTGTTTGGCCTGTACGACCGCCTGCTTGCGGCAACCGATGGGGCGATCGACCCGTGCGTGGGCGAGGATTTGATTCGGCTTGGCTACGACGAGTCGTATTCGTTTGCGGCTACGCCCGATGCCGCCGAACATGCAGGCGCGATCCACGGACGAGCCGTTTGGTCAGCCGACGTTGAGCGGCACGGCACCACACTTATCACCCACAGCCCAGTCGCGCTCGATTTCGGTGCGTGCGGTAAGGGGTATTTGGTGGATTTGCTTGCGGGGATGTTGGGTGATGGCGCGGGCCACCCTCAACCCATTCAATACGTCATCGACGCCGGGGGTGATTTGCTAGTGCACACGGACGAACCAATCACCATCGCCCTTGAAGATCCTGCCGATCCGGCCAACGCCGTAGGCGCGGTCGAAATCAGCCAAGGTGCATTCTGCGCGAGCTCCCCCAGCCGCCGCCACTGGTCTGACGCCGCAGGTCACCAACTTCACCATCTGCTCAACGCCATCGACGGACTACCGGTTGACGATGTAGCCGCCACATGGGTGGCCGTCACGCCGCCATCGAGCACCATAACCACGAAGACATCGACGCATGGCAGCAATGCCTCGACAACGGCAAACCGCGATACCGACGATTCGTCGAACACCGTTGCAGCACACGTCCCTGTCACACTGGCCGACGGACTCGCCACAGCCCTGTTCACTACCTCGGCCGCCCAGTTACGCGCTCACTTCGATTTCGAATGCGCCATCCTCAACGCCAATCGTGCCGCCGCACAATCCCCCAATTTTCCGGGCGGTTTTTTCACACACTAA
- a CDS encoding ABC transporter ATP-binding protein, with translation MPRGPMGGRRAVEKPHDFGKVMGKLVNYCRNYLPVIIIALILGAAGTVCQIVGPDKLKDMTNEIVKGLPAIVNGRPVMNSVDFGTVGHIAWTLVALYVGYAVLGYVQSWMMANVTQRTAQRLRESISVKINKLPLKYFDKVSYGDVLSRITNDVDAIGQTLGQSLGSLITSVTLFVGALVMMFYNNVIMTLCAIGASLIGLIIMMAIMKSSQKYFARQQMALGDVNGHVEEMYAGHLIVKAYNGEADSIRRFEKYNSDLYESGWKSQFLSGLMMPLMNFVGNFGYVVVCVVGAALALDGQIEFGVIVAFMMYVRLFTQPLAQFAQAFQNLQRCAAAAERVFGFLEEPEMEDESGKSALLGTNGHEVKGDVEFSHVQFGYEPGKPIIHDFSASVKAGQKVAIVGPTGAGKTTMVNLLMRFYEISGGSIAIDGVDTKSVPRWNVHDQFSMVLQDTWVFRGTVRENIAYSKPGVTDKQIEDACKAVGLDHFIRSLPDGYDTVLDDKSSLSQGQKQLLTIARAMVQDAPILILDEATSSVDTRTEELIQKAMDALTVGRTSFVIAHRLSTIRDADMILVMNHGDVIERGTHDELLAAGGFYADLYNSQFALAD, from the coding sequence ATGCCAAGAGGACCAATGGGCGGCAGGCGTGCCGTCGAAAAGCCCCATGATTTCGGCAAAGTCATGGGCAAACTCGTGAACTACTGCCGCAACTATCTTCCCGTCATCATCATCGCGCTCATCCTGGGCGCGGCCGGCACCGTCTGCCAGATCGTCGGCCCGGACAAGCTCAAGGACATGACCAACGAGATCGTCAAAGGTCTGCCCGCCATCGTTAACGGCAGACCGGTGATGAACTCGGTAGATTTCGGCACGGTGGGCCACATCGCCTGGACTTTGGTGGCCCTGTACGTGGGCTACGCCGTGCTCGGCTACGTGCAAAGCTGGATGATGGCCAACGTCACCCAGCGCACCGCCCAGCGACTGCGCGAGTCCATCTCGGTCAAAATCAACAAACTGCCGCTCAAATACTTCGACAAGGTTAGCTACGGCGACGTGCTGTCGCGCATAACCAACGATGTGGACGCCATCGGCCAGACGCTGGGCCAGTCGCTCGGCTCGCTGATTACCTCGGTGACGCTGTTCGTGGGCGCGCTGGTGATGATGTTCTACAACAACGTGATCATGACCCTGTGCGCCATCGGTGCCAGCCTCATCGGCCTGATCATCATGATGGCCATCATGAAGTCCTCCCAGAAGTACTTCGCCCGGCAGCAGATGGCGCTGGGTGACGTCAACGGCCACGTGGAGGAGATGTACGCCGGTCACCTCATCGTCAAGGCATACAACGGCGAGGCCGATTCGATTCGTCGCTTCGAGAAGTACAACTCGGACCTCTACGAGTCCGGCTGGAAGTCGCAGTTCCTCTCCGGCCTGATGATGCCGCTCATGAATTTCGTGGGCAACTTCGGCTACGTGGTGGTGTGCGTGGTGGGCGCGGCGCTCGCGCTCGACGGGCAGATCGAGTTCGGCGTGATCGTGGCGTTCATGATGTATGTCCGCCTGTTCACCCAGCCGTTGGCGCAGTTCGCCCAGGCCTTCCAGAACCTGCAGCGTTGCGCGGCGGCCGCCGAACGCGTGTTCGGCTTCCTTGAGGAGCCGGAGATGGAGGACGAATCCGGCAAGTCCGCTTTGCTTGGGACCAACGGCCACGAAGTGAAGGGCGACGTGGAATTCAGCCACGTACAGTTCGGCTACGAACCGGGCAAGCCGATCATCCACGACTTCTCCGCCTCCGTCAAGGCCGGGCAGAAGGTTGCCATCGTCGGCCCGACCGGTGCCGGCAAGACCACCATGGTCAACCTGCTCATGCGCTTCTATGAGATTTCCGGCGGCTCGATCGCGATCGACGGCGTGGACACCAAGTCCGTGCCGCGCTGGAACGTGCACGACCAGTTCTCCATGGTGCTGCAGGATACGTGGGTGTTCCGCGGCACTGTGCGCGAGAACATCGCCTACTCCAAGCCCGGCGTGACCGACAAGCAGATCGAGGATGCGTGCAAGGCCGTGGGCCTCGACCACTTCATCCGCTCGCTGCCGGACGGCTATGACACCGTGCTCGACGACAAGTCGTCGCTCTCCCAGGGCCAGAAGCAGCTGCTGACCATCGCCCGCGCGATGGTGCAGGACGCGCCGATTCTGATTCTCGACGAGGCCACCTCCTCGGTCGATACCCGTACTGAAGAGCTGATTCAGAAGGCCATGGATGCGCTGACCGTGGGCCGTACGAGCTTTGTGATCGCGCATCGCCTCTCCACGATTCGCGACGCCGACATGATCCTCGTCATGAACCACGGCGACGTGATCGAGCGCGGCACGCACGACGAACTGCTGGCGGCGGGCGGTTTTTACGCCGACCTCTACAACAGCCAGTTCGCGCTCGCTGACTGA
- a CDS encoding ABC transporter ATP-binding protein encodes MLRIMKYLSKAEIGQMLIALVTIVGQVYFDLKLPDYMSDITTLVETPGSHMKDIWIAGGKMLLISLGSAACAIITGYIAARVAASFTQRLRSLEFRKVESFGPAEMSKFSTASLITRSTNDVTQVQMFITMGLQLIVKSPIMAVWAVCKIAGEGFEWTLATGIAVVILLAAIVIMMAMVMPKFKAMQALTDNINLVARENLTGLRVVRAYNAEDYQEAKFTKANKDLTDTQLFTNRVMAFMMPLMNTIMNGLMLAVYWIGTYLIDAAGLKDKLTVFSNMVVFSNYSVQVIMSFLLMSMVFVLWPRADVSAQRIMEVLDTEPIVENGTKTAADVAKTGQRGTVEFRNVSFTYPDSREAMLEGINFTAEQGQTVAFIGSTGSGKSSLINLVPRFYDTSQGQVLVDGVDVRDYDLKALRDKIGYVPQQSVLFKGTVASNVSYGDQPGDPAEVEMADTSTPAGRKREAALIAAGEAAEGADIPAEQLNRVKAAADVAQASEFVARMDGGYSAAIAQGGSNVSGGQKQRLSIARAVYRHPEILIFDDSFSALDFKTDREVRDALAREAKDSTKLIVAQRIGTIMNADRIVVLDDGKVVGQGTHKELLDNCDVYRQIAESQLSQSELTA; translated from the coding sequence ATGCTTCGCATCATGAAATACCTCTCCAAAGCGGAGATCGGTCAGATGCTCATCGCTCTGGTGACCATCGTCGGGCAGGTCTACTTCGACCTGAAACTGCCCGACTATATGTCAGACATCACCACGCTGGTCGAAACGCCGGGCAGCCACATGAAGGACATTTGGATTGCCGGCGGCAAGATGCTGCTCATCTCGCTCGGATCCGCGGCGTGTGCCATCATCACCGGCTACATCGCTGCGCGCGTGGCGGCCTCGTTCACCCAGCGTCTGCGCTCGCTCGAATTCCGCAAGGTCGAGTCCTTCGGCCCGGCCGAAATGAGCAAGTTCTCCACCGCCAGCCTCATCACCCGCTCCACCAACGACGTCACGCAGGTGCAGATGTTCATCACCATGGGTCTGCAGCTCATCGTCAAATCGCCGATTATGGCAGTATGGGCCGTGTGCAAGATCGCCGGCGAAGGCTTCGAATGGACGCTCGCCACCGGAATCGCCGTAGTGATTCTGCTGGCGGCCATCGTCATCATGATGGCCATGGTCATGCCGAAATTCAAGGCCATGCAGGCCCTGACCGACAACATCAACCTCGTGGCCCGCGAGAACCTCACCGGCCTGCGTGTGGTGCGCGCCTACAACGCCGAGGACTACCAGGAAGCCAAATTCACCAAGGCCAACAAGGACCTCACCGACACCCAGCTGTTCACCAACCGCGTCATGGCGTTCATGATGCCGCTGATGAACACCATCATGAACGGTCTGATGCTTGCCGTCTACTGGATCGGTACCTACCTGATCGATGCCGCCGGGCTCAAGGACAAGCTCACCGTGTTCTCCAACATGGTGGTGTTCTCCAACTACTCCGTGCAGGTCATCATGAGCTTCCTGCTCATGAGCATGGTGTTCGTGCTCTGGCCGCGCGCCGACGTGTCCGCGCAGCGCATCATGGAGGTACTCGACACTGAGCCAATCGTCGAGAACGGCACCAAAACCGCCGCCGACGTGGCCAAAACCGGCCAGAGGGGCACCGTGGAATTCCGCAACGTCAGCTTCACCTACCCGGATTCGCGCGAGGCGATGCTGGAAGGCATCAACTTCACCGCCGAGCAGGGCCAGACGGTGGCGTTCATCGGCTCCACCGGCTCCGGCAAGTCGTCTCTTATCAATCTCGTGCCGCGCTTCTATGACACCAGCCAAGGCCAGGTGTTGGTCGACGGCGTGGACGTGCGCGACTACGACCTGAAGGCCCTGCGCGACAAGATCGGCTACGTGCCGCAGCAGTCCGTGCTGTTCAAGGGCACCGTGGCCTCCAACGTGAGCTACGGCGATCAGCCGGGCGACCCGGCGGAGGTCGAGATGGCCGATACCTCCACCCCGGCCGGGCGCAAGCGCGAGGCCGCGTTGATCGCCGCTGGCGAGGCCGCGGAAGGTGCCGATATACCGGCCGAGCAGCTGAATCGCGTCAAGGCCGCCGCCGACGTGGCGCAGGCCAGCGAGTTCGTGGCGCGCATGGACGGCGGGTATTCCGCCGCGATCGCCCAAGGCGGATCGAACGTGTCCGGCGGCCAGAAGCAGCGCCTGTCGATTGCGCGCGCGGTGTACCGTCACCCGGAAATCCTGATTTTCGACGACTCGTTCTCCGCGCTCGACTTCAAGACCGACCGCGAAGTGCGCGACGCGCTCGCCCGCGAGGCCAAGGATTCCACCAAGCTCATCGTGGCCCAGCGCATCGGCACCATCATGAACGCCGACCGCATCGTCGTGCTCGACGACGGCAAGGTCGTGGGTCAGGGCACGCACAAGGAACTGCTCGACAACTGCGACGTATACCGCCAGATCGCCGAATCCCAGCTCAGCCAGTCGGAGCTTACGGCATAG
- a CDS encoding MarR family winged helix-turn-helix transcriptional regulator: MGFEQEAVSELYASVWGNRSTMQREFTRGAHGEQFVLRELSMKGTQTPSQLASALQASSGRISTVLSSLEKKGWVTRDIDPKDRRIIRVNLTDSGREQSHRMIEEMRSAICWIFSQMGERRTREFVDLVSEFTTYMSICHPGQPRPTAEQVREAFVERGKRVAEHMAAKRAEN; this comes from the coding sequence ATGGGATTTGAGCAGGAAGCAGTTAGTGAACTGTATGCCAGCGTGTGGGGCAATCGTTCGACAATGCAGAGGGAATTCACTCGTGGAGCCCATGGTGAGCAGTTCGTGCTCCGGGAGCTGTCCATGAAGGGGACGCAAACGCCATCGCAATTGGCATCGGCGCTGCAAGCAAGCTCCGGACGTATCTCCACCGTGCTGTCGTCTCTGGAGAAGAAGGGCTGGGTCACGCGTGACATTGACCCCAAAGATCGGCGCATCATTCGCGTGAATCTTACTGATTCCGGGCGCGAGCAGTCTCATCGGATGATAGAGGAAATGCGTTCCGCGATTTGCTGGATTTTCTCGCAAATGGGGGAGCGGCGCACGCGCGAATTCGTTGACCTGGTGTCTGAGTTCACCACATATATGTCGATTTGCCATCCGGGACAGCCTCGGCCGACTGCTGAACAGGTGCGTGAGGCATTCGTGGAGCGGGGCAAGCGCGTGGCTGAACACATGGCAGCTAAGCGCGCGGAGAACTAA
- a CDS encoding BRO family protein, whose product MNRDEITRKTSELSTIAHTTEDSKVEYWYARELMTYMGYDRWENFSKAITRAKQACDNSGVSVESHFRDTTRDVTLGSGATRSIADVKLTRYACYLIAQNGDPKKEEVALLQSYFAVQTRKTEIIEQRMGEISRLAGREALATAEKKLYPYTQITHNKTAQEHMYTPNHAAERRQGCDTGHRKRCTAQAMQQLSAML is encoded by the coding sequence ATGAACCGCGACGAAATCACACGCAAAACCAGCGAACTCAGCACTATCGCACACACCACCGAGGACTCCAAAGTTGAGTATTGGTATGCACGCGAGCTAATGACCTATATGGGGTACGACAGATGGGAAAACTTCAGCAAAGCTATTACACGAGCCAAGCAAGCTTGCGACAATTCCGGCGTATCCGTTGAATCCCATTTCCGTGACACTACGCGAGACGTGACTCTCGGCAGCGGTGCCACCCGCTCCATCGCGGACGTCAAGCTCACCCGATACGCCTGCTATCTCATTGCTCAAAACGGTGATCCAAAGAAAGAAGAAGTGGCACTTCTCCAGAGCTATTTTGCCGTTCAGACTCGCAAAACGGAAATCATTGAGCAACGCATGGGAGAAATCAGCCGGCTCGCCGGCCGAGAGGCCCTTGCCACTGCAGAGAAGAAACTCTATCCGTATACCCAAATCACACACAACAAAACCGCACAAGAGCACATGTACACGCCCAACCACGCCGCAGAACGCCGGCAAGGATGTGATACAGGCCACAGAAAGCGTTGTACCGCCCAGGCAATGCAACAATTGTCCGCTATGCTCTGA